One region of Palaemon carinicauda isolate YSFRI2023 chromosome 40, ASM3689809v2, whole genome shotgun sequence genomic DNA includes:
- the LOC137631831 gene encoding RNA helicase aquarius-like: MKGLTVDQISADRVTFLAQQYWSPDTKDAHLPYDHQIIEDVYESEVRATDFSNRRIVVLELSQFLENYVWPNYSGEASPAHLMLVVILVNEKFRERVPAWDSFVKHPTPFPSFLRHLMKACLDDGSTFTVKEQTHMIVFLNHLYNSIETDLIRDGISHTVSYNILECLSEGQMQNVLREFPNWSKAIKRTARHRKKLQGTELENFDFDTKFLYSLMQQFLKKLSQIQSTEAEANEDIVHYCERFLELMIDLESQLPTRRFFNTLLHSSNFLVKCQLSALANHEDGKLFSQLLYIMKVFGQFEINDNTGQPLSDLDVMKIHYDQIKQLQSTTFKHFPSLTQFSFSSVAAVDDANTLRQFIEQLEDAELQNLCHLMHLLPKEDEGETDRKFLIEIILWKYQRRISQLEAINRMPLYPVETIIWDDNIVPSEYFSGDACLALPKLNLQFLTLHDYLLRNFDLFRLESTYEIRQDIEDIVMRLNPWESEMGNVVFRGWARMAQQIVNFAVCEVAKPNVGEDKPSRVRADITVNLSVRREIKNEWEALRKHDVCLILSISHPKEYPNPNGYFPEEWGIKYVRGCEVEGMLDENGRVIEEGPEPKPELKGETRTYRVWLDCNQYKIDMDNIKLSENQEDVYETFNILMRRRPKENNFKAVLETIRDLMNTRCVVPDWLLDIILGYGNPGAAHYSKRENALSTLDFNDTFLNYDHLKESFPGNTIVGKESASMEPPFKLTFEDQKSAKRTADEEVKESKVIHVEPYVIPNRGPYPYTVPRKNRVKFTPTQVEAIRSGMQPGLTMVVGPPGTGKTDVAVQIISNIYHNNPAERTLVVTHSNQALNQLFEKVIALDVDERHLLRLGHGEEALETEKDFSRYGRVNYVLSKRLELLDEVTRLKESLGVAGEMGASCETAGYFFLQHVLARWERYISRVTATPGKPVNVSQINDLFPFHVFFSNAPQPLFHGKGYEEDMEIAEGCFRYLENIFTQLKEFRAFEMLRSGLDRTRYLLVKEAKIIAMTCTHAALKRRELVDLGFQFDNILMEESAQILEIETFIPLLLQNPEDGRNRLKRWVMIGDHHQLPPVIKNMAFQKYSNCEQSLFTRFVRLGVPTIQLDAQGRARPSICALYNWRYERLGDLPHVTAWPEFQVANAGVWFDYQLINVENLEGRGETEPRKYFYQNLAEAEYVVHLYMYMRLLGYPASKISLLTTYNGQKELLRDVVEQRCARNPIFGRPHKISTVDKYQGQQNDYILLSLVRTRAVGHLRDVRRLVVAMSRARLGLYIFARVSLFKNCYELQPAFSLLTRRPLQLQLAPWENIPCTRPNTQPPEGKPVIVKDVTHMSNLVHELYSNVCASINALVSLQAGPGSMQTHELPPDTGARYDSDEEVQAETEEAEESVMIVNEV; encoded by the coding sequence ATGAAAGGACTTACTGTTGACCAGATCAGTGCTGATCGGGTTACATTCTTAGCCCAACAGTACTGGTCTCCAGATACCAAGGATGCTCATCTTCCTTATGATCATCAGATAATAGAAGATGTTTATGAGAGTGAAGTTAGAGCCACTGACTTTTCTAATCGACGTATTGTTGTGCTGGAATTGAGTCAGTTTTTAGAAAACTATGTGTGGCCCAATTACTCAGGAGAGGCTTCTCCTGCACATCTTATGTTAGTTGTCATTTTAGTCAATGAAAAATTCCGTGAACGAGTGCCAGCTTGGGACTCGTTTGTTAAACATCCCACTCCTTTTCCAAGCTTTTTACGACACTTGATGAAAGCTTGCTTAGACGATGGTTCGACATTTACCGTAAAGGAACAGACTCATATGATAGTGTTTTTAAATCATCTTTACAACAGTATCGAGACGGACTTGATACGGGATGGCATTAGCCATACGGTATCTTACAATATATTAGAATGTTTGTCAGAAGGTCAAATGCAAAATGTTTTGAGGGAGTTTCCAAATTGGAGTAAAGCCATAAAAAGAACGGCTAGACACAGAAAAAAGCTGCAAGGTACTGAATTGGAAAATTTTGATTTTGACACTAAATTCTTATACTCTCTTATGCAACAATTCTTGAAAAAGTTATCTCAAATTCAAAGTACCGAGGCTGAGGCAAATGAAGATATTGTGCATTATTGTGAAAGATTCTTAGAATTGATGATTGATCTAGAGTCTCAGCTACCTACACGTAGATTTTTTAATACGCTTCTTCATTCAAGCAATTTTCTTGTCAAATGCCAGTTGTCGGCTCTTGCAAATCATGAAGATGGCAAGCTCTTTTCACAGTTATTGTATATAATGAAAGTCTTTGGTCAGTTTGAGATAAATGATAATACAGGACAGCCCCTGTCAGATTTAGATGTCATGAAAATTCACTATGATCAAATTAAGCAGTTGCAGAGTACAACATTCAAACATTTTCCTAGCTTGACACAATTTAGTTTTTCTAGTGTGGCTGCAGTTGATGATGCAAATACTTTACGACAGTTCATTGAGCAGTTGGAAGATGCTGAATTACAAAATCTTTGTCATTTGATGCATCTCTTGCCCAAAGAGGATGAAGGGGAAACCGACAGAAAATTCCTGATAGAAATTATTCTTTGGAAATATCAGCGTCGTATTTCACAACTTGAAGCAATAAATAGAATGCCATTATATCCAGTTGAGACCATCATTTGGGATGATAATATTGTTCCCTCAGAATACTTTTCTGGAGATGCTTGTTTAGCTTTACCCAAACTAAATCTCCAGTTTCTTACTCTTCATGACTATTTGTTAAGAAATTTTGATCTTTTTAGACTCGAGTCAACCTATGAAATTCGACAAGATATTGAGGATATAGTCATGAGATTGAACCCCTGGGAATCTGAAATGGGAAACGTAGTCTTTAGGGGATGGGCTCGAATGGCACAGCAAATTGTGAACTTTGCTGTGTGTGAAGTAGCCAAGCCAAATGTTGGGGAGGATAAACCATCGAGAGTACGTGCCGACATAACTGTGAATTTGAGCGTGAGGAGAGAAATAAAGAATGAGTGGGAAGCTCTTAGGAAACATGATGTTTGCCTTATACTTTCAATAAGCCACCCAAAAGAATATCCAAATCCAAATGGTTATTTTCCTGAAGAATGGGGAATCAAGTATGTTCGTGGATGTGAGGTAGAAGGTATGCTTGATGAAAATGGAAGGGTTATTGAAGAAGGGCCAGAACCAAAGCCAGAATTAAAGGGTGAAACCAGAACTTATCGGGTTTGGCTCGATTGCAATCAATATAAAATTGATATGGATAATATAAAGTTGAGTGAGAATCAGGAAGATGTTTATGAAACCTTTAATATATTAATGAGGAGGAGGCCAAAGGAAAATAATTTCAAGGCCGTACTGGAAACTATTCGTGACTTGATGAATACCCGATGTGTTGTACCAGATTGGTTATTGGATATAATTTTAGGTTATGGAAATCCTGGAGCTGCTCATTATTCTAaaagagaaaatgctttgtcaacATTGGATTTCAATGACACATTTTTGAACTATGATCACTTAAAAGAAAGTTTTCCAGGTAATACAATTGTAGGTAAGGAATCTGCAAGTATGGAACCGCCATTCAAATTGACCTTTGAAGATCAAAAATCTGCTAAACGTACAGCCGATGAAGAGGTCAAAGAATCGAAAGTCATTCATGTCGAGCCATATGTTATACCAAATCGTGGCCCTTATCCTTATACTGTTCCCCGTAAAAATAGAGTGAAGTTTACCCCAACTCAAGTTGAGGCTATCAGATCTGGTATGCAGCCTGGGCTTACTATGGTTGTTGGACCCCCTGGAACAGGAAAGACTGACGTGGCAGTTCAAATTATTTCTAACATTTACCATAACAATCCAGCTGAACGTACTCTTGTCGTGACCCACTCAAATCAGGCGCTCAATCAACTTTTTGAAAAAGTTATTGCATTGGATGTTGATGAAAGGCATTTGCTGCGTTTAGGTCATGGAGAAGAGGCACTGGAAACTGAAAAAGACTTCAGCAGGTATGGCCGAGTTAATTATGTACTGAGCAAACGTTTGGAGCTGTTAGATGAGGTTACTCGACTTAAAGAATCTTTAGGTGTAGCTGGAGAAATGGGTGCATCATGTGAAACAGCAGGATACTTTTTTTTGCAGCACGTTCTAGCCAGGTGGGAAAGATACATTAGTAGGGTAACAGCCACACCGGGAAAACCAGTAAATGTTTCTCAAATTAATGACCTATTTCCATTTCATGTGTTCTTTAGTAATGCTCCTCAGCCTCTCTTTCATGGTAAAGGTTATGAGGAGGACATGGAGATAGCTGAAGGTTGTTTCAGATATCTTGAAAACATTTTTACACAGCTGAAAGAATTCCGTGCATTTGAAATGTTGAGAAGTGGATTAGATCGAACTCGGTACTTGCTTGTCAAAGAGGCCAAGATCATTGCTATGACTTGTACCCATGCAGCCCTTAAACGAAGAGAGCTTGTTGATCTAGGATTTCAGTTTGATAACATTTTGATGGAGGAAAGTGCACAAATCCTCGAAATTGAAACTTTTATTCCTTTACTTTTGCAAAACCCCGAGGATGGACGTAATAGGCTTAAAAGGTGGGTCATGATTGGAGATCATCATCAGTTACCACCTGTAATAAAGAATATGGCTTTCCAGAAGTACAGCAATTGTGAGCAAAGTTTATTTACACGTTTTGTCCGACTTGGTGTGCCAACTATTCAGCTGGATGCACAAGGTCGAGCTCGTCCTTCCATCTGTGCTCTATATAATTGGCGATATGAGAGGTTAGGTGACTTGCCCCATGTTACAGCTTGGCCGGAATTTCAAGTAGCTAATGCCGGAGTGTGGTTTGACTATCAGCTTATTAATGTTGAGAATTTGGAAGGGCGGGGAGAAACAGAACCCAGAAAGTATTTTTATCAGAATTTGGCTGAAGCAGAATATGTAGTTCATTTGTACATGTATATGAGACTTCTTGGGTATCCTGCATCCAAAATTTCCTTATTGACCACTTACAATGGGCAAAAAGAATTGCTTCGAGATGTAGTTGAGCAGAGATGTGCTCGCAACCCAATATTTGGTCGCCCACATAAGATAAGCACAGTGGATAAGTATCAAGGTCAACAAAATGATTACATTCTTCTCTCTCTTGTTAGGACCCGTGCTGTCGGTCATTTAAGAGATGTACGTCGTTTGGTTGTGGCAATGTCTCGTGCTAGGCTTGGCCTTTATATTTTTGCTCGAGTTTCACTATTCAAAAATTGCTATGAACTTCAACCCGCTTTTTCTCTTTTAACAAGAAGACCATTACAACTGCAGCTGGCACCTTGGGAAAACATTCCTTGCACTCGTCCAAACACTCAACCTCCAGAGGGTAAACCAGTAATAGTTAAAGATGTTACTCATATGAGTAATTTGGTTCATGAACTCTACTCCAATGTGTGTGCTTCTATCAATGCACTTGTCTCATTACAAGCTGGACCTGGCTCTATGCAAACACATGAGCTTCCGCCAGATACAGGGGCACGGTATGACTCTGACGAGGAAGTGCAAGCTGAAACGGAAGAAGCTGAGGAGTCAGTGATGATTGTTAATGAAGTATGA